The Solea senegalensis isolate Sse05_10M linkage group LG9, IFAPA_SoseM_1, whole genome shotgun sequence genome has a segment encoding these proteins:
- the LOC122774131 gene encoding focal adhesion kinase 1-like isoform X9, which translates to MENSGCIPLCWSKGACIYAQHPLPKYDGQLAPAETFESSMASSSYLEPNLNHSAAGGCGVKSRSGMPGVGTSSSAGGLERPPGSMDRVLKIFHYFETNSEPCTWASNIRHGDATDVRGVIQKIAEIHKLRCVSSLGLRLTHLHSDALHWLHPDLGVSHVREKYEKQHPQEEWRYELRIRYLPKGYLSHFSEDKPSLNYLYHQVKSDYMQHIADQVDQDVALKLGCLEIRRFFREMPGNALDKKSNYELLEKDVGLRRFFPKTLMDSLKAKTLRKQIQQTFKQFANFNDEQSIHKFFEILSPIYRFDKECFKCALGSSWVISVELAIGPEEGISYLTDKGSMPTHLANFNQVQSIQYSPMEEKDRKGMLQLNVAGAPEPLTVTTASLTTAENMADLIDGYCRLVSSATHSFIVRVHKEGDRALPSLPKVSNHEKRMEKRMDGVRTRAVCVSETDDYAEIIDEEDTYTMPSTQDYEIQRDRIELGRCIGEGQFGDVHQGVYISPENPALSVAVKTCKNSTSDSVREKFLQEALTMRQFDHPHIVKLMGVITENPVWIIMELCTLGELRSFLQVRKYSLDLATLILYSYQLSTALAYLESKRFVHRDIAARNVLVSTVDCVKLGDFGLSRYMEDSSYYKASKGKLPIKWMAPESINFRRFTTASDVWMFGVCMWEILMYGIKPFQGVKNNDVIGRIENGERLAMPPQCPPTLYSLMTKCWSYDPSKRPRFNELKTQLSTILEEEKLQQKERNRMEMRRQVTVSWDSGGSDEAPPKPSRPGYPSPRSSEGFYPSPQHPGHYQMAGYPGPHTLPSVPSALYPPQAAMLDTHHAHTHPRHHVHTHSHAQLLPQPHGQDMALWASAMEDRAVDMQQCVGQQCLLMEEQLMIQQQQMEEDQRWLEQEEMLLKPDTRSSRGSLDRDDGGLQPPTGNQHIYQPVGKQDHVAPPKKPPRPGAQSQVSACLNTGDSYNDGVKPWRLQPQEISPPPTANLDRSNDKVYENVTGLVKAVIEMSSKIQPAPPEEYVPMVKDVGLALRTLLATVDETLPQLPACTHREIEMAQKLLNSDLAELIGKMKLAQQYVMTSLQQDYKKQMLTAAHALAVDAKNLLDVIDQSRLKTMAQSRPH; encoded by the exons ATGGAGAACAGCGGCTGCATCCCCCTCTGCTGGAGTAAGGGGGCTTGCATCTATGCACAGCACCCCCTACCAA AATATGATGGCCAGTTAGCCCCAGCAGAAACATTTGAGTCAAGCATGGCTTCGTCTTCCTACTTGGAACCCAACCTCAATCACTCGGCAGCTGGTGGTTGTGGGGTCAAATCCCGGTCCGGGATGCCTGGTGTTGGCACCAGCAGCTCTGCTGGAGGCCTTGAGCGACCCCCAGGCTCCATGGACCGGGTTCTCAAGATCTTCCATTACTTTGAGACAAATAGTGAACCATGTACCTGGGCTAGCAATATCAGGCACGGAGATGCAACAGATGTCAGG GGTGTTATCCAGAAGATTGCAGAGATCCACAAACTGCGCTGCGTTTCCTCTCTTGGCCTCCGCCTGACCCATCTGCACTCTGATGCTCTCCATTGGTTACACCCTGATTTGGGTGTGTCTCATGTCAGGGAGAAATATGAGAAACAGCACCCTCAGGAGGAGTGGAG GTATGAGTTGCGGATACGGTACCTTCCCAAAGGTTATCTCAGCCATTTCTCTGAGGACAAACCTTCTCTCAACTACCTCTATCACCAG GTGAAGAGTGATTACATGCAACATATAGCTGATCAGGTGGATCAAGACGTTGCTTTGAAACTGGGATGTTTGGAAATTAG GAGGTTCTTCAGAGAGATGCCAGGCAATGCTCTCGATAAGAAATCAAACTATGAACTACTAGA gAAAGATGTTGGTTTAAGAAGGTTCTTTCCTAAGACCCTGATGGACTCGCTGAAG GCAAAGACTCTGCGTAAGCAGATCCAACAGACTTTTAAGCAATTTGCCAACTTCAATGATGAGCAGAGCATCCACAAGTTCTTTGAGATACTCAGTCCCATCTACCGATTCGACAAGGAGTGCTTCAAATGTGCTTTAGGG TCTAGTTGGGTAATATCAGTCGAGTTGGCTATCGGGCCAGAGGAAGGAATCAGCTACCTCACAGATAAGGGCTCAATg cctACACACTTAGCTAACTTCAACCAGGTTCAGTCCATCCAGTATTCACCTATGGAAGAGAAGGACAGGAAAGGTATGCTGCAGCTCAACGTAGCAGGAGCCCctgag CCTCTCACAGTCACCACGGCATCACTGACTACAGcagaaaacatggctgactTGATTGACGGATACTGTCGGCTTGTCTCCTCAGCTACTCACTCTTTCATTGTCAGAGTCCACAAAG AGGGGGACAGAGCTCTGCCTTCTTTACCCAA AGTTTCAAATCATGAGAAGCGGATGGAAAAACGAATGGATGGAGTACGGACCAGAGCTGTTTGCGTCTCAG AAACGGACGACTATGCTGAGATCATAGATGAGGAGGACACCTACACCATGCCTTCAA CACAGGACTATGAGATTCAGCGGGATCGTATCGAACTAGGACGCTGCATCGGAGAGGGTCAGTTTGGAGATGTCCACCAAGGAGTCTATATCAGCCCA GAGAACCCAGCTCTTTCTGTGGCAGTGAAGACATGTAAGAACTCAACGTCAGACAGTGTTAGGGAAAAGTTTCTGCAGGAGGCAT TGACCATGCGTCAGTTTGACCATCCTCACATTGTAAAGCTGATGGGAGTTATCACAGAAAATCCAGTCTGGATCATCATGGAGCTCTGCACACTTGGAGAG TTACGATCATTTCTCCAGGTGAGGAAGTACAGTCTAGACCTGGCCACTTTAATCCTGTACTCCTACCAGCTCAGCACTGCACTGGCCTATCTAGAGAGCAAACGCTTTGTCCACAG ggACATTGCAGCGAGGAACGTGTTGGTGTCTACAGTCGATTGTGTTAAACTTGGAGATTTTGGACTTTCGCGATACATGGAAGATAGCTCATATTATAAAG CATCTAAAGGTAAACTGCCTATTAAATGGATGGCTCCAGAGTCCATCAACTTCAGACGATTCACTACAGCTAGTGACGTCTGGATGTTTG GTGTCTGTATGTGGGAGATTCTAATGTACGGCATAAAGCCTTTCCAGGGTGTGAAGAACAATGACGTCATTGGCAGGATAGAGAACGGCGAGCGACTGGCAATGCCCCCTCAGTGCCCTCCTACTCTGTACAGCTTAATGACCAAGTGCTGGTCTTATGATCCCAGCAAAAGGCCGCGCTTCAATGAACTCAAAACACAACTGAG CACTATattagaggaggagaagctCCAGCAGAAGGAGAGGAATAGGATGGAGATGCGGAGACAAGTCACTGTTTCTTGGGACTCGGGAGGGTCTGATGAAGCACCACCAAAG CCGAGCAGACCAGGTTATCCCAGTCCTCGCTCAAGTGAAGGTTTTTATCCCAGTCCTCAGCACCCCGGACACTACCAG atGGCAGGGTACCCCGGCCCTCACACTCTTCCCTCTGTGCCCAGCGCCCTGTATCCTCCTCAGGCAGCAATGCTGGACACacaccatgcacacacacacccccgccaccacgtccacacacactcgcacgcaCAACTCCTTCCCCAGCCTCATGGGCAGGACATGGCACTCTGGGCCTCTGCAATGGAG gacagGGCAGTAGACATGCAGCAGTGTGTAGGCCAGCAGTGCCTGTTAATGGAGGAACAGCTGATGATACAACAACAGCAGATGGAGGAGGATCAGAGGTGGCTGGAACAGGAGGAAATGCTGCTG AAACCAGACACCAGAAGTTCTAGAGGGAGTCTAGACAGAGATGATGGTGGACTTCAACCTCCG ACGGGAAACCAGCACATATACCAGCCCGTTGGCAAACAAG ACCATGTGGCCCCACCAAAGAAACCTCCTCGACCTGGGGCCCAGAGCCAAGTGTCTGCCTGTCTAAATACGGGAGACAGTTACAATGATGGAGTCAAg CCCTGGCGG cTGCAGCCCCAAGAGATAAGTCCGCCCCCCACCGCCAATCTGGACCGCTCTAATGACAAGGTGTATGAGAACGTGACGGGATTGGTCAAAGCTGTGATCGAGATGTCGAGCAAGATTCAGCCTGCTCCTCCTGAAGAATATGTTCCCATGGTCAAG GACGTGGGTCTGGCACTGAGGACATTATTGGCCACAGTGGATGAGACATTACCACAACTTCCAGCTTGTACACACAGAGAG attGAGATGGCACAGAAGCTGTTGAACTCTGACTTGGCAGAGCTGATTGGGAAGATGAAGTTAGCCCAGCAGTATGTGATGACCAG TCTCCAGCAAGACTATAAGAAACAGATGCTGACGGCGGCTCATGCTCTAGCAGTCGATGCCAAGAACCTGCTGGATGTTATCGACCAATCCCGGCTTAAGACGATGGCCCAGTCCCGCCCACACTAG
- the LOC122774131 gene encoding focal adhesion kinase 1-like isoform X6, translating to MENSGCIPLCWSKGACIYAQHPLPKYDGQLAPAETFESSMASSSYLEPNLNHSAAGGCGVKSRSGMPGVGTSSSAGGLERPPGSMDRVLKIFHYFETNSEPCTWASNIRHGDATDVRGVIQKIAEIHKLRCVSSLGLRLTHLHSDALHWLHPDLGVSHVREKYEKQHPQEEWRYELRIRYLPKGYLSHFSEDKPSLNYLYHQVKSDYMQHIADQVDQDVALKLGCLEIRRFFREMPGNALDKKSNYELLEKDVGLRRFFPKTLMDSLKAKTLRKQIQQTFKQFANFNDEQSIHKFFEILSPIYRFDKECFKCALGSSWVISVELAIGPEEGISYLTDKGSMPTHLANFNQVQSIQYSPMEEKDRKGMLQLNVAGAPEPLTVTTASLTTAENMADLIDGYCRLVSSATHSFIVRVHKEGDRALPSLPKVSNHEKRMEKRMDGVRTRAVCVSGHTSGDETDDYAEIIDEEDTYTMPSKYYGLDQAQDYEIQRDRIELGRCIGEGQFGDVHQGVYISPENPALSVAVKTCKNSTSDSVREKFLQEALTMRQFDHPHIVKLMGVITENPVWIIMELCTLGELRSFLQVRKYSLDLATLILYSYQLSTALAYLESKRFVHRDIAARNVLVSTVDCVKLGDFGLSRYMEDSSYYKASKGKLPIKWMAPESINFRRFTTASDVWMFGVCMWEILMYGIKPFQGVKNNDVIGRIENGERLAMPPQCPPTLYSLMTKCWSYDPSKRPRFNELKTQLSTILEEEKLQQKERNRMEMRRQVTVSWDSGGSDEAPPKPSRCPSLQPTFSLDCLSAPSPEYHCHQKQRFASQLSLCHGNPHPPSPCTSSHLPAPPLYSSSMQFPYHLSSSHNPQPLSVPLQNTTYCNRSFSPNHTRFNSESETCQSLFPQFQTNLFSPPLTNLDSMSNCSGPNKINPSTNGHLLRSAQPMSNISHSLPRNFSPVLSLFSPNLNPLPSRTSDVCALTLQKKQSMSNSNFNVPPLPSFHSGCQTNPSALLQPDSDPQTQNPVVQSCVRPPLVSHTGVPLTHYTRPSANPHLPTSRLQSSPVTTHTPCSERSMSIPLKAGGELLRCMISFF from the exons ATGGAGAACAGCGGCTGCATCCCCCTCTGCTGGAGTAAGGGGGCTTGCATCTATGCACAGCACCCCCTACCAA AATATGATGGCCAGTTAGCCCCAGCAGAAACATTTGAGTCAAGCATGGCTTCGTCTTCCTACTTGGAACCCAACCTCAATCACTCGGCAGCTGGTGGTTGTGGGGTCAAATCCCGGTCCGGGATGCCTGGTGTTGGCACCAGCAGCTCTGCTGGAGGCCTTGAGCGACCCCCAGGCTCCATGGACCGGGTTCTCAAGATCTTCCATTACTTTGAGACAAATAGTGAACCATGTACCTGGGCTAGCAATATCAGGCACGGAGATGCAACAGATGTCAGG GGTGTTATCCAGAAGATTGCAGAGATCCACAAACTGCGCTGCGTTTCCTCTCTTGGCCTCCGCCTGACCCATCTGCACTCTGATGCTCTCCATTGGTTACACCCTGATTTGGGTGTGTCTCATGTCAGGGAGAAATATGAGAAACAGCACCCTCAGGAGGAGTGGAG GTATGAGTTGCGGATACGGTACCTTCCCAAAGGTTATCTCAGCCATTTCTCTGAGGACAAACCTTCTCTCAACTACCTCTATCACCAG GTGAAGAGTGATTACATGCAACATATAGCTGATCAGGTGGATCAAGACGTTGCTTTGAAACTGGGATGTTTGGAAATTAG GAGGTTCTTCAGAGAGATGCCAGGCAATGCTCTCGATAAGAAATCAAACTATGAACTACTAGA gAAAGATGTTGGTTTAAGAAGGTTCTTTCCTAAGACCCTGATGGACTCGCTGAAG GCAAAGACTCTGCGTAAGCAGATCCAACAGACTTTTAAGCAATTTGCCAACTTCAATGATGAGCAGAGCATCCACAAGTTCTTTGAGATACTCAGTCCCATCTACCGATTCGACAAGGAGTGCTTCAAATGTGCTTTAGGG TCTAGTTGGGTAATATCAGTCGAGTTGGCTATCGGGCCAGAGGAAGGAATCAGCTACCTCACAGATAAGGGCTCAATg cctACACACTTAGCTAACTTCAACCAGGTTCAGTCCATCCAGTATTCACCTATGGAAGAGAAGGACAGGAAAGGTATGCTGCAGCTCAACGTAGCAGGAGCCCctgag CCTCTCACAGTCACCACGGCATCACTGACTACAGcagaaaacatggctgactTGATTGACGGATACTGTCGGCTTGTCTCCTCAGCTACTCACTCTTTCATTGTCAGAGTCCACAAAG AGGGGGACAGAGCTCTGCCTTCTTTACCCAA AGTTTCAAATCATGAGAAGCGGATGGAAAAACGAATGGATGGAGTACGGACCAGAGCTGTTTGCGTCTCAG GTCACACTAGTGGCGATG AAACGGACGACTATGCTGAGATCATAGATGAGGAGGACACCTACACCATGCCTTCAA AATACTATGGACTAGATCAAG CACAGGACTATGAGATTCAGCGGGATCGTATCGAACTAGGACGCTGCATCGGAGAGGGTCAGTTTGGAGATGTCCACCAAGGAGTCTATATCAGCCCA GAGAACCCAGCTCTTTCTGTGGCAGTGAAGACATGTAAGAACTCAACGTCAGACAGTGTTAGGGAAAAGTTTCTGCAGGAGGCAT TGACCATGCGTCAGTTTGACCATCCTCACATTGTAAAGCTGATGGGAGTTATCACAGAAAATCCAGTCTGGATCATCATGGAGCTCTGCACACTTGGAGAG TTACGATCATTTCTCCAGGTGAGGAAGTACAGTCTAGACCTGGCCACTTTAATCCTGTACTCCTACCAGCTCAGCACTGCACTGGCCTATCTAGAGAGCAAACGCTTTGTCCACAG ggACATTGCAGCGAGGAACGTGTTGGTGTCTACAGTCGATTGTGTTAAACTTGGAGATTTTGGACTTTCGCGATACATGGAAGATAGCTCATATTATAAAG CATCTAAAGGTAAACTGCCTATTAAATGGATGGCTCCAGAGTCCATCAACTTCAGACGATTCACTACAGCTAGTGACGTCTGGATGTTTG GTGTCTGTATGTGGGAGATTCTAATGTACGGCATAAAGCCTTTCCAGGGTGTGAAGAACAATGACGTCATTGGCAGGATAGAGAACGGCGAGCGACTGGCAATGCCCCCTCAGTGCCCTCCTACTCTGTACAGCTTAATGACCAAGTGCTGGTCTTATGATCCCAGCAAAAGGCCGCGCTTCAATGAACTCAAAACACAACTGAG CACTATattagaggaggagaagctCCAGCAGAAGGAGAGGAATAGGATGGAGATGCGGAGACAAGTCACTGTTTCTTGGGACTCGGGAGGGTCTGATGAAGCACCACCAAAG CCCAGTCGTTGTCCCTCCCTGCAGCCGACCTTCAGTCTGGATTGTCTTTCTGCTCCCTCTCCTGAGTACCATTGCCATCAAAAACAACGCTTTGCCTCCCAGCTTTCCCTTTGCCATGGAAACCCTCATCCTCCATCTCCCTGTACCTCCTCTCACCTTCCTGCTCCTCCACTTTACTCATCGTCCATGCAGTTTCCCTATCACTTATCCTCTTCTCACAATCCTCAGCCTCTCTCCGTTCCTCTTCAAAACACCACTTACTGCAATCGCTCATTCTCTCCAAACCACACTAGGTTCAACTCTGAATCCGAAACTTGTCAAAGCTTGTTCCCACAGTTTCAAACAaacctcttttctcctcctctcactaaCTTAGACAGCATGTCCAATTGCAGCGGCCCCAACAAGATAAACCCCTCTACTAACGGCCACCTGCTCCGTTCAGCTCAGCCAATGTCAAACATCTCCCACTCCCTTCCCAGGAACTTCTCCCCAGTCCTTTCACTATTTAGTCCGAACCTTAACCCACTGCCCAGCAGGACGTCAGATGTTTGTGCTCTCaccctccaaaaaaaacagtccatgTCAAATTCTAATTTCAATGTCCCACCATTGCCCAGCTTTCACTCAGGTTGCCAAACTAATCCCAGTGCCCTACTTCAGCCTGACTCCGACCCTCAGACCCAGAACCCTGTGGTGCAGTCATGTGTGAGACCACCACTGGTCTCACACACTGGTGTTCCCCTCACTCACTACACTCGACCCTCCGCTAACCCTCATCTACCAACCAGTAGATTACAAAGCTCCCCTGTAACCACCCACACGCCATGCTCTGAAAGATCCATGTCCATACCTTTAAAGGCAGGTGGTGAACTGCTACGCTgcatgatttcctttttttaa
- the LOC122774131 gene encoding focal adhesion kinase 1-like isoform X4, with translation MASSSYLEPNLNHSAAGGCGVKSRSGMPGVGTSSSAGGLERPPGSMDRVLKIFHYFETNSEPCTWASNIRHGDATDVRGVIQKIAEIHKLRCVSSLGLRLTHLHSDALHWLHPDLGVSHVREKYEKQHPQEEWRYELRIRYLPKGYLSHFSEDKPSLNYLYHQVKSDYMQHIADQVDQDVALKLGCLEIRRFFREMPGNALDKKSNYELLEKDVGLRRFFPKTLMDSLKAKTLRKQIQQTFKQFANFNDEQSIHKFFEILSPIYRFDKECFKCALGSSWVISVELAIGPEEGISYLTDKGSMPTHLANFNQVQSIQYSPMEEKDRKGMLQLNVAGAPEPLTVTTASLTTAENMADLIDGYCRLVSSATHSFIVRVHKEGDRALPSLPKVSNHEKRMEKRMDGVRTRAVCVSGHTSGDETDDYAEIIDEEDTYTMPSKYYGLDQAQDYEIQRDRIELGRCIGEGQFGDVHQGVYISPENPALSVAVKTCKNSTSDSVREKFLQEALTMRQFDHPHIVKLMGVITENPVWIIMELCTLGELRSFLQVRKYSLDLATLILYSYQLSTALAYLESKRFVHRDIAARNVLVSTVDCVKLGDFGLSRYMEDSSYYKASKGKLPIKWMAPESINFRRFTTASDVWMFGVCMWEILMYGIKPFQGVKNNDVIGRIENGERLAMPPQCPPTLYSLMTKCWSYDPSKRPRFNELKTQLSTILEEEKLQQKERNRMEMRRQVTVSWDSGGSDEAPPKPSRPGYPSPRSSEGFYPSPQHPGHYQMAGYPGPHTLPSVPSALYPPQAAMLDTHHAHTHPRHHVHTHSHAQLLPQPHGQDMALWASAMEDRAVDMQQCVGQQCLLMEEQLMIQQQQMEEDQRWLEQEEMLLKPDTRSSRGSLDRDDGGLQPPTGNQHIYQPVGKQGQISISHENIQKVFSIFSGQDYFSPSAVCDSVSNFSHLQTDHVAPPKKPPRPGAQSQVSACLNTGDSYNDGVKPWRLQPQEISPPPTANLDRSNDKVYENVTGLVKAVIEMSSKIQPAPPEEYVPMVKDVGLALRTLLATVDETLPQLPACTHREIEMAQKLLNSDLAELIGKMKLAQQYVMTSLQQDYKKQMLTAAHALAVDAKNLLDVIDQSRLKTMAQSRPH, from the exons ATGGCTTCGTCTTCCTACTTGGAACCCAACCTCAATCACTCGGCAGCTGGTGGTTGTGGGGTCAAATCCCGGTCCGGGATGCCTGGTGTTGGCACCAGCAGCTCTGCTGGAGGCCTTGAGCGACCCCCAGGCTCCATGGACCGGGTTCTCAAGATCTTCCATTACTTTGAGACAAATAGTGAACCATGTACCTGGGCTAGCAATATCAGGCACGGAGATGCAACAGATGTCAGG GGTGTTATCCAGAAGATTGCAGAGATCCACAAACTGCGCTGCGTTTCCTCTCTTGGCCTCCGCCTGACCCATCTGCACTCTGATGCTCTCCATTGGTTACACCCTGATTTGGGTGTGTCTCATGTCAGGGAGAAATATGAGAAACAGCACCCTCAGGAGGAGTGGAG GTATGAGTTGCGGATACGGTACCTTCCCAAAGGTTATCTCAGCCATTTCTCTGAGGACAAACCTTCTCTCAACTACCTCTATCACCAG GTGAAGAGTGATTACATGCAACATATAGCTGATCAGGTGGATCAAGACGTTGCTTTGAAACTGGGATGTTTGGAAATTAG GAGGTTCTTCAGAGAGATGCCAGGCAATGCTCTCGATAAGAAATCAAACTATGAACTACTAGA gAAAGATGTTGGTTTAAGAAGGTTCTTTCCTAAGACCCTGATGGACTCGCTGAAG GCAAAGACTCTGCGTAAGCAGATCCAACAGACTTTTAAGCAATTTGCCAACTTCAATGATGAGCAGAGCATCCACAAGTTCTTTGAGATACTCAGTCCCATCTACCGATTCGACAAGGAGTGCTTCAAATGTGCTTTAGGG TCTAGTTGGGTAATATCAGTCGAGTTGGCTATCGGGCCAGAGGAAGGAATCAGCTACCTCACAGATAAGGGCTCAATg cctACACACTTAGCTAACTTCAACCAGGTTCAGTCCATCCAGTATTCACCTATGGAAGAGAAGGACAGGAAAGGTATGCTGCAGCTCAACGTAGCAGGAGCCCctgag CCTCTCACAGTCACCACGGCATCACTGACTACAGcagaaaacatggctgactTGATTGACGGATACTGTCGGCTTGTCTCCTCAGCTACTCACTCTTTCATTGTCAGAGTCCACAAAG AGGGGGACAGAGCTCTGCCTTCTTTACCCAA AGTTTCAAATCATGAGAAGCGGATGGAAAAACGAATGGATGGAGTACGGACCAGAGCTGTTTGCGTCTCAG GTCACACTAGTGGCGATG AAACGGACGACTATGCTGAGATCATAGATGAGGAGGACACCTACACCATGCCTTCAA AATACTATGGACTAGATCAAG CACAGGACTATGAGATTCAGCGGGATCGTATCGAACTAGGACGCTGCATCGGAGAGGGTCAGTTTGGAGATGTCCACCAAGGAGTCTATATCAGCCCA GAGAACCCAGCTCTTTCTGTGGCAGTGAAGACATGTAAGAACTCAACGTCAGACAGTGTTAGGGAAAAGTTTCTGCAGGAGGCAT TGACCATGCGTCAGTTTGACCATCCTCACATTGTAAAGCTGATGGGAGTTATCACAGAAAATCCAGTCTGGATCATCATGGAGCTCTGCACACTTGGAGAG TTACGATCATTTCTCCAGGTGAGGAAGTACAGTCTAGACCTGGCCACTTTAATCCTGTACTCCTACCAGCTCAGCACTGCACTGGCCTATCTAGAGAGCAAACGCTTTGTCCACAG ggACATTGCAGCGAGGAACGTGTTGGTGTCTACAGTCGATTGTGTTAAACTTGGAGATTTTGGACTTTCGCGATACATGGAAGATAGCTCATATTATAAAG CATCTAAAGGTAAACTGCCTATTAAATGGATGGCTCCAGAGTCCATCAACTTCAGACGATTCACTACAGCTAGTGACGTCTGGATGTTTG GTGTCTGTATGTGGGAGATTCTAATGTACGGCATAAAGCCTTTCCAGGGTGTGAAGAACAATGACGTCATTGGCAGGATAGAGAACGGCGAGCGACTGGCAATGCCCCCTCAGTGCCCTCCTACTCTGTACAGCTTAATGACCAAGTGCTGGTCTTATGATCCCAGCAAAAGGCCGCGCTTCAATGAACTCAAAACACAACTGAG CACTATattagaggaggagaagctCCAGCAGAAGGAGAGGAATAGGATGGAGATGCGGAGACAAGTCACTGTTTCTTGGGACTCGGGAGGGTCTGATGAAGCACCACCAAAG CCGAGCAGACCAGGTTATCCCAGTCCTCGCTCAAGTGAAGGTTTTTATCCCAGTCCTCAGCACCCCGGACACTACCAG atGGCAGGGTACCCCGGCCCTCACACTCTTCCCTCTGTGCCCAGCGCCCTGTATCCTCCTCAGGCAGCAATGCTGGACACacaccatgcacacacacacccccgccaccacgtccacacacactcgcacgcaCAACTCCTTCCCCAGCCTCATGGGCAGGACATGGCACTCTGGGCCTCTGCAATGGAG gacagGGCAGTAGACATGCAGCAGTGTGTAGGCCAGCAGTGCCTGTTAATGGAGGAACAGCTGATGATACAACAACAGCAGATGGAGGAGGATCAGAGGTGGCTGGAACAGGAGGAAATGCTGCTG AAACCAGACACCAGAAGTTCTAGAGGGAGTCTAGACAGAGATGATGGTGGACTTCAACCTCCG ACGGGAAACCAGCACATATACCAGCCCGTTGGCAAACAAG GTCAAATCTCCATCAGCCATGAAAACATCCAGAAAGTTTTTAGCATCTTTAGCGGGCAGGATTACTTTTCCCCCTCAGCTGTGTGCGACAGTGTGTCAAACTTCTCACACCTACAAACAG ACCATGTGGCCCCACCAAAGAAACCTCCTCGACCTGGGGCCCAGAGCCAAGTGTCTGCCTGTCTAAATACGGGAGACAGTTACAATGATGGAGTCAAg CCCTGGCGG cTGCAGCCCCAAGAGATAAGTCCGCCCCCCACCGCCAATCTGGACCGCTCTAATGACAAGGTGTATGAGAACGTGACGGGATTGGTCAAAGCTGTGATCGAGATGTCGAGCAAGATTCAGCCTGCTCCTCCTGAAGAATATGTTCCCATGGTCAAG GACGTGGGTCTGGCACTGAGGACATTATTGGCCACAGTGGATGAGACATTACCACAACTTCCAGCTTGTACACACAGAGAG attGAGATGGCACAGAAGCTGTTGAACTCTGACTTGGCAGAGCTGATTGGGAAGATGAAGTTAGCCCAGCAGTATGTGATGACCAG TCTCCAGCAAGACTATAAGAAACAGATGCTGACGGCGGCTCATGCTCTAGCAGTCGATGCCAAGAACCTGCTGGATGTTATCGACCAATCCCGGCTTAAGACGATGGCCCAGTCCCGCCCACACTAG